The Flavobacterium praedii genome window below encodes:
- the serS gene encoding serine--tRNA ligase has product MLQITFIRENQEKVINALAKRNMDAKQVVDEVVQLDEKRRATQVELDNVLSESNKLSKDIGDLMKAGEKSKAAILKEKTVLLKGKSKVLAESALVLANELTEKLYTLPNLPADIVPVGKTPEDNLNVFEEGEIPVLHEGAQPHWELVKKYDIIDFELGVKITGAGFPVYKGKGARLQRALINYFLDKNTEAGYKEMQVPHLVNEASAYGTGQLPDKEGQMYHDATDDLYLIPTAEVPVTNIFRDVILSENELPVKYTGYTPCFRREAGSYGAHVRGLNRLHQFDKVEIVRVEHPDNSYAALDEMVEHVKSILQELKLPYRILRLCGGDMGFTSALTYDFEVYSTAQERWLEISSVSNFETFQANRLKLRFKDKDGKNQLAHTLNGSSLALPRVLAGILENYQTPEGIVIPEVLRSYCGFDIID; this is encoded by the coding sequence ATGTTACAAATTACATTTATTAGAGAAAATCAAGAGAAAGTAATCAACGCTTTGGCCAAAAGAAATATGGATGCCAAACAAGTGGTTGACGAAGTGGTACAATTGGATGAAAAACGTCGCGCGACTCAAGTTGAGCTGGATAACGTATTATCCGAATCTAATAAATTATCCAAAGATATTGGTGATTTGATGAAAGCTGGAGAGAAATCAAAAGCAGCAATTCTGAAAGAAAAAACAGTTTTACTTAAAGGAAAAAGCAAAGTATTGGCAGAAAGTGCTTTGGTTTTAGCCAATGAATTAACAGAGAAATTATATACATTACCCAATCTTCCTGCTGATATTGTTCCCGTTGGAAAAACACCTGAAGATAATTTGAATGTTTTCGAAGAAGGAGAAATTCCAGTTTTGCATGAAGGGGCACAGCCTCATTGGGAATTGGTTAAGAAATACGACATCATTGATTTTGAATTAGGGGTAAAAATTACTGGTGCAGGATTTCCAGTTTATAAAGGGAAAGGAGCTCGTTTGCAACGTGCTTTGATCAATTATTTCTTGGATAAAAATACCGAAGCGGGTTATAAAGAGATGCAAGTGCCTCATTTGGTAAACGAAGCATCGGCATATGGAACGGGGCAATTGCCGGACAAAGAAGGGCAAATGTATCACGATGCAACAGACGATTTGTATTTGATACCAACAGCTGAGGTTCCAGTAACCAATATTTTTAGAGATGTTATTTTGTCTGAAAATGAATTGCCTGTTAAATATACTGGTTACACCCCTTGTTTCCGTCGTGAAGCTGGTTCTTACGGAGCGCATGTACGTGGTTTAAACCGTTTGCATCAGTTTGACAAAGTAGAAATTGTGCGCGTGGAGCATCCTGATAATTCATATGCTGCATTGGACGAAATGGTGGAACATGTAAAAAGTATTTTGCAAGAATTGAAATTACCTTACCGTATTTTGCGCCTTTGTGGTGGTGATATGGGTTTCACATCGGCTTTGACGTATGATTTTGAAGTGTATTCTACAGCTCAAGAACGCTGGTTGGAAATTTCATCTGTGTCTAATTTTGAGACTTTTCAAGCCAATCGTTTGAAATTGCGTTTCAAAGACAAAGACGGAAAAAATCAATTGGCACATACCCTCAACGGAAGTTCATTGGCTTTGCCAAGAGTTCTAGCGGGTATATTAGAAAATTACCAAACACCAGAAGGAATCGTGATTCCAGAAGTACTACGTTCTTACTGTGGGTTTGATATTATTGACTAG
- a CDS encoding ferritin has protein sequence MLSKNIESALNKQIRIEAESSQTYLSMACWAEVNGLEGISQFMYAQSDEERMHMLKLIKYVNERGGHAQVTDLKAPKTTYETFKGMFEELYKHEIFVSESINELVHITFQEKDYATHNFLQWYVAEQIEEEATAKSILDKINLIGDDKGGLYLFDRDILQVAITNAAAPAK, from the coding sequence ATGTTATCAAAAAATATTGAATCTGCACTAAACAAACAAATCCGAATAGAAGCTGAATCATCTCAAACCTATTTATCAATGGCTTGCTGGGCTGAAGTAAATGGACTGGAAGGAATTTCTCAGTTTATGTATGCACAATCTGATGAAGAGCGTATGCACATGCTAAAATTAATAAAATATGTAAATGAACGCGGAGGTCATGCTCAAGTAACCGACTTAAAAGCACCAAAAACAACATATGAAACCTTCAAAGGAATGTTTGAAGAATTATATAAGCATGAAATCTTTGTTTCCGAATCAATTAATGAATTGGTTCACATAACCTTTCAGGAAAAAGATTATGCCACTCATAATTTCTTGCAATGGTATGTTGCCGAACAAATTGAAGAAGAAGCAACAGCAAAATCAATTTTGGACAAAATCAACCTGATTGGAGACGACAAAGGTGGATTGTATCTTTTTGATCGAGACATATTACAGGTAGCCATAACTAATGCTGCTGCTCCTGCAAAATAA
- a CDS encoding M13 family metallopeptidase: MKNVLTKRLLFVIPALIWISESKAQTTVKTPEPGINVSYMDKNTKPSDNFFHFVNGTWLDKTEIPADRTSWGSFNELIKKTDKDALTILKDAANNPIYKSNTDQGKAVNFFKSIIDTVSRDKQGISPLKPYLAKIDKVKNIQDVQKLLVEMEPVISVGFFGLQIGADEKNSTKNSVNLGVARLGLSDKDYYSSQEKDSKEKREKYELHVARMLQCIGENADQAKTSASKIVALESALSNPRLDRVERRDSRLQYNPMTIADLQKMTPAIQWNSYFSELGFKKLDTIIVLQPRYMKALQTVFTENKVEDWKEYMKWTLLNAAASELTTAIEQANFDFYGKTLTGALKQRPREDRALQNVNRSIGEALGKLYVEKMFPAEAKIKAEKMIHNVILAYQGRIENLTWMSPETKIKAIEKLKKINPKIGYPNKWKDYSALVIKSPDEGGSYFENMRNLSRWTFQEDLDKLSKPVDKTEWGMSPQTVNAYYNPSYNEIVFPAAILQPPFYNYQADEAVNYGGIGAVIGHEISHGFDDAGARYNADGNLINWWTDEDLKQFTALGTALADQYSALEPLPGIHVDGKFTLGENIGDLGGINAAYDGLQLFLNSNPNPGLIDGYTPEQRFFISWATVWRTKSRDEAIKSQVKTDPHTPGMYRGYVPMQNIDAFYKAFDIKPGDGMYIAPEKRVKIW; the protein is encoded by the coding sequence ATGAAAAATGTATTAACTAAAAGGCTGCTTTTTGTCATTCCTGCATTGATTTGGATTTCCGAAAGTAAGGCCCAAACTACTGTTAAAACTCCAGAACCAGGTATAAATGTATCCTATATGGATAAAAACACAAAACCAAGTGATAATTTTTTTCATTTTGTAAATGGAACTTGGCTTGACAAAACCGAGATTCCTGCTGATCGAACTTCGTGGGGAAGTTTTAATGAATTAATAAAAAAAACGGATAAAGATGCACTGACTATTTTGAAAGATGCAGCTAATAATCCAATATATAAATCGAATACCGATCAAGGAAAAGCGGTTAATTTTTTCAAATCCATTATCGATACCGTATCTAGAGACAAACAAGGAATTTCTCCTTTGAAACCGTATTTAGCTAAAATTGACAAAGTAAAAAACATTCAAGATGTACAAAAGCTTTTAGTTGAAATGGAACCGGTTATTTCTGTTGGATTTTTTGGTTTGCAAATTGGAGCCGATGAAAAAAACAGTACTAAAAATTCCGTTAACTTAGGGGTTGCAAGACTTGGATTGTCTGATAAAGATTATTATTCATCACAAGAAAAAGATTCTAAGGAAAAAAGAGAGAAGTATGAACTTCATGTAGCAAGAATGTTGCAATGTATTGGTGAGAATGCAGATCAAGCCAAAACAAGTGCTTCTAAAATTGTAGCACTGGAAAGTGCATTGTCAAATCCAAGATTGGATAGAGTAGAACGCAGAGACAGTCGTTTACAATACAATCCAATGACGATTGCCGATTTGCAAAAAATGACTCCCGCTATTCAATGGAATTCGTATTTCTCAGAATTGGGATTCAAGAAATTGGATACCATCATCGTATTACAACCACGTTACATGAAAGCTTTGCAAACTGTTTTCACTGAAAATAAAGTGGAAGATTGGAAAGAGTATATGAAATGGACACTACTTAATGCTGCTGCAAGTGAATTAACCACTGCGATTGAACAAGCAAATTTTGATTTTTATGGTAAAACATTAACAGGCGCTTTAAAACAAAGACCTAGAGAAGATAGAGCTTTGCAAAATGTAAACCGATCTATTGGTGAAGCATTGGGTAAATTATATGTTGAAAAAATGTTTCCTGCTGAAGCTAAAATTAAAGCCGAAAAGATGATTCACAATGTGATTTTGGCTTATCAGGGGCGTATCGAAAACTTAACATGGATGTCTCCTGAAACTAAAATTAAAGCTATTGAAAAGCTAAAAAAAATAAATCCTAAAATCGGGTATCCTAATAAATGGAAAGATTATTCGGCACTAGTCATTAAAAGTCCAGACGAAGGGGGTAGTTATTTTGAAAACATGAGAAATTTAAGTCGTTGGACTTTTCAAGAGGATTTAGATAAACTATCTAAACCAGTGGATAAAACGGAGTGGGGAATGTCTCCTCAAACTGTAAATGCCTATTACAATCCGTCGTATAACGAGATTGTTTTTCCGGCTGCTATTTTACAACCACCTTTTTATAATTATCAAGCTGATGAAGCTGTTAATTATGGTGGTATTGGAGCTGTTATTGGTCATGAAATCTCCCATGGTTTTGATGATGCCGGGGCACGTTATAATGCGGATGGTAATTTAATTAACTGGTGGACTGATGAAGATTTAAAGCAATTCACAGCTTTAGGAACGGCTCTAGCAGATCAATATAGCGCATTGGAACCTTTACCTGGAATTCATGTTGATGGCAAATTTACGCTTGGTGAAAATATTGGGGATTTAGGAGGTATAAATGCTGCTTATGATGGTTTGCAATTATTTTTAAATTCAAACCCTAATCCTGGATTGATTGATGGTTATACCCCTGAACAGCGTTTCTTTATTTCATGGGCAACTGTTTGGAGAACTAAATCACGTGATGAAGCTATAAAAAGTCAAGTAAAAACGGATCCACACACACCTGGAATGTATCGTGGCTATGTACCCATGCAAAACATTGATGCTTTTTATAAAGCATTTGATATAAAACCAGGCGACGGTATGTATATTGCTCCAGAGAAAAGAGTCAAAATCTGGTAA
- a CDS encoding SCO family protein, producing the protein MRTIFKKYRLYIGIVTIFSIITLYLFYSALKPSKTLPIFNPSDVNPELVDSTVQYVSKYHTIADFSFVNQNGKTITQKEYEGKVYVADFFFTTCGSICPKMTTNLIDVQKAIKNNPNVMLLSHTVFPETDSVPALKAYAKKYGVIDEKWNLVTGDKKKIYTMARKSYLAVKLGKPSELYDMVHTENFVLVDQKRRVRGFYDGTKKEDIQRLIEDINWLCTNEKKD; encoded by the coding sequence ATGCGTACTATTTTTAAAAAATACAGACTCTATATTGGCATTGTTACTATTTTTTCAATTATCACACTTTACTTGTTTTATTCGGCTTTAAAACCAAGTAAAACATTACCAATATTCAACCCTTCAGATGTGAATCCAGAATTGGTTGACAGTACAGTACAATACGTAAGCAAATACCATACGATTGCCGATTTCTCTTTTGTGAATCAAAACGGAAAAACAATTACTCAAAAAGAGTATGAAGGAAAAGTATATGTAGCTGATTTTTTCTTCACTACATGTGGATCAATTTGTCCAAAGATGACAACAAATTTAATCGATGTGCAAAAAGCAATAAAAAACAATCCAAACGTAATGTTGCTTTCCCATACTGTTTTTCCAGAAACTGATAGTGTACCTGCCTTAAAGGCTTATGCCAAAAAATACGGTGTCATTGATGAAAAGTGGAATCTGGTAACTGGCGATAAAAAGAAAATTTACACTATGGCCAGAAAATCTTATTTGGCAGTAAAATTAGGAAAACCATCTGAATTGTACGACATGGTACATACCGAAAATTTTGTACTGGTAGACCAAAAGAGACGCGTTCGAGGTTTTTATGATGGCACCAAGAAAGAAGACATACAACGTTTAATTGAAGATATTAATTGGCTTTGCACCAATGAAAAAAAAGACTAA